A genomic segment from Bufo bufo chromosome 8, aBufBuf1.1, whole genome shotgun sequence encodes:
- the LOC120977115 gene encoding blue-sensitive opsin-like: protein MNKGRPDIRMEMPDEFFIPIPLETTNISSVSPFLVPQTHLGSPGIFMSMSAFMLFTIIFGFPLNVLTVICTIKYKKLRSHLNYILVNLAVANLMVICFGSTTAFYTFSQMYFSLGTLACKIEGFTATLGGMVSLWSLAVVAFERFIVICKPMGSFTFRESHAVMGCIFTWVISFVAAVPPLLGWSRYIPEGLQCSCGPDWYTVNNKWNNESYVLFMFCFCFGFPLTVIVFSYGRLLLTLHAVAKQQEQSATTQKAEREVTKMVIMMVFGFLVCWLPYASFALWAVTHRGEEFDLRMASIPSVFSKASTVYNPFIYIFMNRQFRSCIMKLIFCGKNPLGDDEDASASGSTQVSSVSSSQVAPA, encoded by the exons ATGAACAAAGGCCGTCCAGATATCAGGATGGAGATGCCAGATGAATTCTTCATCCCCATTCCTCTGGAAACCACTAACATTTCTTCTGTAAGCCCGTTCCTGGTACCCCAAACACATCTCGGGTCCCCAGGCATCTTCATGAGCATGTCGGCCTTCATGTTGTTCACCATCATTTTTGGCTTCCCCCTCAATGTCTTGACCGTCATCTGCACTATCAAGTACAAGAAGCTGCGTTCCCACCTTAACTACATCTTAGTAAATCTGGCTGTAGCCAACCTCATGGTGATCTGTTTTGGTTCCACCACTGCCTTTTACACCTTCTCTCAAATGTACTTCTCCTTGGGAACCTTGGCATGCAAAATCGAAGGATTCACGGCCACTCTGGGAG GAATGGTCAGCCTATGGTCTCTGGCTGTCGTGGCCTTTGAAAGATTCATCGTGATCTGTAAACCTATGGGGAGCTTCACATTCAGAGAGAGCCATGCGGTTATGGGTTGCATCTTCACCTGGGTGATCTCGTTTGTGGCGGCTGTTCCCCCATTGCTGGGCTGGAGCAG ATACATCCCCGAAGGCCTCCAGTGCTCCTGTGGACCAGACTGGTATACTGTCAATAACAAGTGGAACAATGAGTCTTATGTCCTTTTCATGTTCTGCTTCTGCTTTGGATTCCCCCTGACAGTCATTGTGTTTTCCTATGGGCGTCTGCTTCTCACCCTTCATGCT GTTGCCAAGCAACAGGAACAGTCAGCCACCACACAGAAAGCTGAACGAGAAGTGACCAAAATGGTCATTATGATGGTCTTTGGGTTCTTGGTGTGCTGGCTCCCCTATGCATCCTTCGCTTTGTGGGCCGTAACACATCGTGGAGAAGAATTTGACCTGCGCATGGCCTCCATCCCCTCTGTATTTTCAAAGGCCTCCACGGTTTACAAcccatttatttacattttcatGAACAGACAG TTCCGATCCTGCATAATGAAGCTTATCTTCTGTGGAAAGAATCCATTGGGTGATGATGAGGATGCGTCTGCTTCTGGGTCTACCCAGGTTTCTTCAGTGTCCAGCAGTCAGGTGGCTCCGGCATAA